Within the Pelagovum pacificum genome, the region GGCGTCGCGCCGCTGGTACTCCACACCCGGCAGAGCCTGATCGCCTTCCTCGACAGCCCCGCGGCGCGGCACCTGTTCGCACACGGGGCGACGCCGGTTCGGCTGGCCTTCGGCCCCGGCCTGCGTCACGCGGCAGGGGTCGCGCTGACCCTGCACCTCGCCAGCGCGGGCGAGCTCTTCGGCGGCTCTGTCCTGGCCGAAGCCGTCTTCGCCTGGCCCGGTCTCGGGCAGGCGACCGTGCGCGCGGCGACAGGGGCGGATGCGCCGCTGCTGATGGGAATCGGACTGGCGACGTTGCTGTTCGTCTTCGCAGGCAACCTGCTGGCCGACATCGCCGCCCGGCTGGCCGACCCGCGACTGAGGCGCGTCTCATGAGCGACGCGAGCGAACTGACGCTCACGCTGCCCGGTCGCCGCCGGCATCCGCGGCGACGGGCGATGCGACACGGAATCGTCGCGCTGACGCTGCTGGTCGCGGTGCTGGCGGGCGGTGTTCTGCTGCCCGATGGCGCCTTGTCGATAAACGCGGGGTCACGGGCGCTGCCACCGCAGCCGTCCCACCCCGCGGGAACCGACATGCTGGGCCGCGACATCGCCGCGCGGACCCTCGCCGCCCTTGCGCAGAGCCTGCAGGTCGGGCTGCTGGCAGCGGGCGCCTCGACCCTAGTCGCCGTGGCCCTGGGGCTGGCCGCGACCTTCGGGCGCGTCGCCGATCACCTCGTCGGGGTGCTGACCGAACTCGCGCTCGGCCTGCCGCATTTCGTGCTCCTCATCATGATCGCCTTTGCCATGGGGGGCGGCACGACCGGAGTTGTCGTCGCCATCGCCCTGACCCATTGGCCGCGCCTGTCGCGGATCCTGCGACACGAGGCGCAGACCACCGCCGCCTCGGAGTACGTGATGATCTCCCGCGCGCTCGGGCGGTCGCAGCTCTGGGTGGCCCGGCACCACCTGGCGCCCCACCTGGTGCCGCAAATCATCGCCGGGTTCATCGTGATCTTCCCCCATGCGATCCTGCACGAGGCCGGGCTCAGCTTCATCGGCCTCGGGATCGAACCGCACCTTCCCTCGATCGGCGTGATGCTGTCCGAGAGCCTGGGAGAGATCATGGCCGGCCACTGGTGGGTCGCCGCCGCCCCCGGCCTTGGCCTGATGCTGATCGCCCTGGCCCTCGAGCGTTTCGGAGAGGCGCTGCGCCAGCTGTCCGAGCCGGCGGGAGGCATGACATGACCCTGAAGATTGAAGACCTGTCGGTGAGCTTTCCGACCGGCCTCGTGCTGGACGGGGTTTCGTTTTCGCTAGACCGCGGCGAAGTGGTCGGGATGACCGGCAGTTCCGGTGCGGGCAAGAGTATCGTCGCCGAGGCACTCGTCGGCGCGCTGCCACCCGACGCAATCCGGGCCGGCCGGATCACCGTCGACGGAGCCCCGCTTGTGCCCCGGACGATCGCGCTGGCCCCGCAGCGGCTGGACGCGCTGGACCCGCTGGCGCAGGTCGGCCGCCAGCTCGAACGTTTTGCGCGCCTTGCCGACCGATCAATGGATGTGCTGGCTGTGTTGGCAGGTGTCGGCCTGCCGGCAAGGACGGCGCGGCTCTATCCGCATGAACTGTCCGGCGGCATGGCGCGCCGGGTGCTGCTGGCCACTGCTCTTGCCACCGGCGCGGACTGGATCGTAGCCGACGAACCGACGGTCGGACTGGACGACGCGGCGTCGCGCCGGATCCTGTCCCTGCTTGCCGACCTTGCTGCCTCGGGGCACGGCGTGATCGTGATTTCGCACGACCTGATCGGGCTGGCGAAGATCGCGGCACGCGTCGTCATCCTGCGCCAGGGCCGGCACGTGGAAACCGCATCGGCGAGTGTCTTCACGGGTCCGGGCGCGGATCTGCGCGAAGAATTCTCCCGAGCTTTGTGGCAGGCCCAGCTTGCACCGGCATCACCATGCTGACGGCCCGTGCAGTCTCCAAGGCCTACGGCGACCGGCAGATTCTGACCGGAGTCGACCTCGACCTCGCCGAGGGCGACGTCGTCGGTCTCGGCGGGGCCTCGGGCTCAGGCAAGACGACTTTGGGGAAGGTTCTCGCCGCTCGGCTGGCGCCTGATCACGGCGATGTCCTGCTGGAGGGCGTCGAGGTCGCACCGGCAACGCCCGGACACCCGGCCCCCCTGCAATACGCCCCGCAATCCCCCGAGCTCGCAATAGATCCCCGATGGCCCGTGCGCAAAGTCCTCGCCAACGGGATGCCACCGGACCCCGAGGTCCTGGCGGCGCTGGGTATCCGGAACGTCTGGGCGGATCGCCTGCCCATGCAGCTATCCGGCGGCGAACTGGCTCGCGTCTCCCTGGCACGCCTGTTCCACCCTCACCTGCGGGTCCTGATCTGCGACGAGATCACCAGCCAGTTGGATGCGATCGAGCAGGATCTGCTTCTGCGAGCCCTGGTCGAACTCGCCGCCCGGAGACGGATCTCACTGCTTCTCATTTCGCACAGCAGCGCCCTGCGATCTCGGTTCTGTAGGAGAAGCATGGTGCTCGACCGGCGGGATGACAGTAAGTCCTGCGAATAGCAGCCCTGAGACCACAATGCCGCGAACGACGGCGTTCAGACTTCAGACCATTGCCGACGGTGGCGCGGCCCTACCATCGCTGCATCACCCGATCCCTATAGCGGTCGTCTGCGGCCGCGGGCAGCATCGATCATTTCGCTGGCGTCCGATTTGCAACCGAGGACTGCAATCCCGGTATCGCGACGCGCAGCGCCGAGAATTGTACTGGGATCGAAACCGATTGAAGGCATTGGGGCTGGCTGATGCGCAGGCACCACCCCACGCGTCCTCGCCTTCGCAAAGCCAACCCATTTGCCCGACACGAATGTCGCCATGGCATCCGCGAGGCGAAACCGATCGAGCTGCCTCCACACCCCCGGGGCAGGAAATACCCCGGGTGACCTGCCGTGCCGGGTAGAACGGCCCAAGGCCGGGCGCACGGAAAAAGTGTGGCCGGACGAACCCTTGACAACCTGGCGGTCGCTCCCCTTAACTTCGCCTTAAGTCCGGTAAGGACAGATTCTGGGAGGAATAAGATGACTAATGTACGACTGATGACGTCAGTCGCGGCGATGGCCCTTGGGCTCGGATCGGCGGCGACTGCGCAGACGACGATTGATTTTCTTCACGTCGAGAACAACCCGGAAACGGTGGCCCTTTGGGAGGAGATGGTCGCCGAGTACGAGGCTGAGAATCCCGACGTGACCGTGAACCTTGAGTTCCTCGAGAACGAGGCCTTCAAGGCAAAGCTGCCGTCGCTTCTGCAGTCCGACGAAGCACCCGACATCTTCTATTCGTGGGGCGGCGGGGTGCTCGACATCCAGCGCAACTCCGGCGCGCTGCGCCCGCTCACCGAAGAGATGCAGGCCAACGACGGCGAATGGCAGAGCACCTACAGCCAGGGCATCATCGACGGTCTCAGCTTCGACGGCGATATCTGGGCCGTGCCCTACCGGACCGGGGCCGTCGCCTTCTTCTACAACCGCGACCAGTTCGAAGAGGCCGGCGTCGACGGTGACGCGATCGAAACCTGGGACGACTTCCTGGGGGCGGTTCAGAGCCTCAAGGACGCGGGTCTGACGCCCCTCACCTGCGGGGGTGGCGACAAGTGGCCGCTGCACTTCTATTATTCCTACCTGATCATGCGGAATGGTGGTGCCGAGGTGATGGACGTCGCCAAATCCGGTGGTGACGGTGCCTTCGTCAACGACGCCTTCATCAAGGCCGGCCAGCAGATCCAGGAGCTGGGCGAGATGGAGCCTTGCCAGAACGGCTGGCAGGGTAGCCGCTGGCCGGAACCGCTCGGCGATTTCGCCGACGGCCGCGCCGCGATGATGCTGGGTTTCGAAGACACCAACATCGACCAGGTTTCGAACGCGACCGATGGTGAAGGCCTCGCGCAGGAGAACATCGGCCGCTTCCCGTTCCCCGCTGTCGAGGGCGGTGCAGGCAGCACGTCCGATACGTTCGGGGGTCTGAACGGCTGGGCCGTCACGGCGAATGCGCCTGACGAGGCCGTGGACTTCCTGCGTTGGTTCACCACCGCCGACAACCAGCGTCGCCTGGCCGAGACGACGGGTCTGATCCCGGTCGCGCTCGGCGCCGAGGACGGCGTGGTCGACCCGCTGGTGCGCGAAGCCGCGACGGCTCTGGGTGAATCCACCTATCACCAGAACTACCTCGACCAGGATCTCGGGCCGAACCTTGGCCGGACGGTCAACGACGTGACGGTCGAGCTCTGGGCCGGTGACATCTCGCCCGAAGATGCGGCGCAGACGCTTCAGGACACCTCTGACATGGAAAACATGCAGTAAGGTCCCTCAGGCCCGGCCGCCGCTCCGACAGCGGCGGCCGGGACACCCACCTTTGAGGCGTGTGGCGAGACGACCGAGGCGGATCCGCCGCCCAACCAAGGATCGGCAGTTTCATGGCAACGACGGAAGCATCTGCCCTCAGGGGCCGAGGCGGGCGCGGCTCCAACGGGGGCCGCTTCGGACTGTCGCGGCGGCAGATCACCTGGGCGAAATCGACCCTGCCGGTGCTGATCATCTTCCTGCCCCCGGGTCTCCTTCTTTTCACGATCTTCGTCATTCTGCCCATGGGCGAGGCAGCATGGTATTCGTTCTACAACTGGAACGGCTACGGTGAGCCGACCCAGTGGATCGGCACGCGCAACTACGAGTTCGTGTTCCAGAACAAGGTCTTCCTGACCGCACTCAAGAACAACGCCCTGATCATCGTGGTGTCGATCCTGGTGCAGATCCCGCTGGCGCTATGGCTGGCCAACATGCTGGCTCAGCGGATCAGGGGATCGCTGGTGTTCCGGCTGATCTTCTTCCTGCCTTACGTCCTCGCCGACGTTGCGGCGGGCCTGATCTGGCGCTTCGTCTACGATGGCGATTTCGGTATCGTCTCAAATACCTGGCAGGCCGTAGGCGGCGAGCCCTTCTACGCCCTGGCCGAGCGCGAATACGCGATCTGGGCCGTCCTTGCCGTGATCGTGTGGAAGTACTTCGGCTTTCACATGATGCTCTTCATCGCGGGCCTTCAGGCCATCGACAAGGAGATCATGGAGGCCGCCGAGGTCGACGGTGCGACCGGTGCGCAGAAGTTCTTCCGCATAACCCTGCCCCTGCTTGCCTCGACCGTACGGTTGTCGGTCTTCTTCTCGATCATCGGTTCGCTGCAACTCTTCGACCTGATCATGCCACTGACCGGCGGGGGTCCGAGCAACTCGACGCACACGATGGTCACCTACCTCTACCAGTACGGGGTCGTGCGGCTTCAGATCGGGTTCGGCAGCGCGGTCGGGGTGGTTCTGTTCCTGATCTCGGTCACGCTGGCCTTCACCTACAGATGGATCTTCATGCGCAATGACTGACGCGACCTCCGGAGGGATGCGCCCGAACCTGGCGCGGCAATCCTACATCTACGCCTCGCTCCTGTTCGTCGCGGCGATCGTCGTGATCCCGCTGGCGATGACCGCGCTTGGCGGGTTCAAGACGCTGGGCGAGCTGCGCACCAACGCCTTCGGCCTGCCGCAGGAATGGCAGTGGTCGAACTACGTCGATATCATTTTCAGCCAGCGCTACTGGCTACAGATGTGGAACTCGCTCGTCATTGCCGGGATCACCGTGGGGCTCACCCTGCTGGTGGGGTCGATGGCGGCTTTCGTCTTTGCCCACGTGCATTTCTTCGGCTCGAAGTACCTGCTGGCCTACTTCCTGCTGGGCCTCATGTTCCCCGCCGCCACCGCGATCCTGCCGCTGTTCATCCGCATCCGTGACCTCGGCCTGATCGACACCTACTGGGGCGTGGCGCTGCCGCAGGTGGCTTTCGGGCTCGGCCTGTCGATCCTGCTGCTGCGCAACTACTTCCGGGGCATGCCGAAAGAGCTGTTCGACGCCGCCTTCGTCGACGGCTGCGGCTACGTGCGCTTCTTCTGGCGGATCACGCTGCCGCTGTCCCGTCCCATCCTGGCGACCGTGGGGATCATCACCTTCGTGATGAGCTGGAACAGCTACATCCTGCCGCTGATCCTGCTGAACTCGGAAGAGATGTATCCCTGGCCGCTTGGCATGATGGTTTATCGGGGCGAGTTTGCGACCGACTGGCAGTTGGTGCTGGCCTTCATCACGCTGACGATCCTGCCGACCGTCATCGCCTTCTTCGCGGCGCAGCGACACATCATCGCCGGCCTGACAGCGGGCGCCGTCAAGAGCTGAGCGCGGGTCCTGCCCGTGCGCCCCTAAAACGCCCCGCCGATGACCCTGGAGGAGATACTCGACCTGATGATCCGTCTTCCGGGTCTGGACCACCGGGATCATCCGGCCCTGCGCAACAGGCGGCCCCGGCCCGAGGTCAGCCCCACCGCCTTCTGGGTTCCGGTCGAGGTCACGGGGGCTCGGGCCGCATTGCTGGTAGGCCCCGACGAGGCCGGCGTCATCGAATTTGTCGGTGGCCGATCCCGAGATCCAGACCGGAACCCCGACCCTGCGTTGGGCGGATGTCCGGGAGGAGGCCTTGGCCTGGTGCCGCCGTGCCGCCGCGTCGGACGAGGCGCTGCGGCTGGTCGACCAGCGGGAGGACGTACGGCGCCTGCTCGACCTGCGTGTGCCCGGTTCGCCCCGGTTGATGACCTTCGGGCACAGCTTTCCCGAGGGCGAGTGGACCGAAGCGACGCTCGCGATCCACGTCATTCTGTATGATATCGAGCCCGACGATGCGGCAGGATACATTGACTGACCCGCCGGCGTGACTGGCGATCAGACGCTGATCCGCTCTCCCGTGTCGCGGTCGAAAACGTGCACGAGGTCGGGCGTGATGCTCACCGTCATCTGACCTTCCCGCCGCATGTCGCTGACGCCACTGACCGCCACGGTGATGTGAGGCCCCTGCCCCAGGTCGAGGTTGTAGAACGTCAGCCCGCCCGTCGGCTCCACGTAGTCGATCGAGCCGGTAAGCGTGTTTTCCGTACCGTCGAGCGCAAGATGCTCGGGCCGCAGGCCGACGGTGACAGCAAGACCCTCCCGAACCTCGCCGTCCGGCTGCCAGTCCAGCTCGGTTCCGTCCGCCAGGCGGACGCGGAGCGCCCCGTCCCGACGCACCACCTCTCCGTCCAGCATGTTCATGCCAGGCGATCCGATGAAGGCGGCGACGAAGAGGTTCACGGGACGCATGTAGAGGTCCATCGGCGTGCCGACCTGCTGGATCACGCCGCCGTTCAGCACCACCACGCGGTCGGCCAGAGTCATTGCCTCGATCTGGTCGTGGGTCACATAGATCGAGGTCGTGCCGACCTTCTTGTGCAGGGTCTTGATCTCGCCCCTCATCTGTACCCGCAACTTGGCGTCGAGGTTCGACAGGGGTTCGTCGAACAGGAAAACCGACGGGTTGCGCACGATGGCGCGGCCCATCGCCACCCGCTGCCGCTGCCCGCCCGACAGCTGGGAGGGCTTGCGCTCCAGCATGTCCTCAAGCTCGAGCATCCGCGCCGCCTCGTCCACGCGCCGCGCGATCTCGTCTTTCGGAACCTTCGAGAGCTCGAGGTTGAAGCTGAGGTTCTTGGCCACGCTCATATGCGGGTAGAGCGCGTAGGACTGGAACACCATCGCGATATTGCGCTCGCGCGGGGTGAGGTCGTTCACGATCCGGTCGCCGATCTCGATGTCGCCGGACGTGATCTCCTCCAGCCCCGCGATCATCCGCAGGAGGGTGGACTTGCCACAGCCCGACGGCCCGACGAGCGCCAGGAACTCCCCCTCCTCGACGGTAAGGTCGATCCCCTTGATGACCTTTACCGCACCGTAATTCTTCTCGATCCCGCTCAGGCTGACGGATGCCATGCCCTACCTCCCTCGACTGCTCCGGCGCCACCATATCGGTCCGGCAGGCATGAGCAATCTTTGTCTGCCAAAGCCGCACGAAGCCATGACATCACCCTCGCGTTCAGGATGAGCAAAACGTGTAATCTCCGTAACTCCGGTAGAGGCCGGAGATTGGTCCTCCGTTCGAAATCTCGAATCTCATGATCGAGGCTCGCGCCCCCGGCGCCGATATGGAATTGCAGTGC harbors:
- a CDS encoding ABC transporter ATP-binding protein — encoded protein: MASVSLSGIEKNYGAVKVIKGIDLTVEEGEFLALVGPSGCGKSTLLRMIAGLEEITSGDIEIGDRIVNDLTPRERNIAMVFQSYALYPHMSVAKNLSFNLELSKVPKDEIARRVDEAARMLELEDMLERKPSQLSGGQRQRVAMGRAIVRNPSVFLFDEPLSNLDAKLRVQMRGEIKTLHKKVGTTSIYVTHDQIEAMTLADRVVVLNGGVIQQVGTPMDLYMRPVNLFVAAFIGSPGMNMLDGEVVRRDGALRVRLADGTELDWQPDGEVREGLAVTVGLRPEHLALDGTENTLTGSIDYVEPTGGLTFYNLDLGQGPHITVAVSGVSDMRREGQMTVSITPDLVHVFDRDTGERISV
- a CDS encoding ATP-binding cassette domain-containing protein, encoding MTLKIEDLSVSFPTGLVLDGVSFSLDRGEVVGMTGSSGAGKSIVAEALVGALPPDAIRAGRITVDGAPLVPRTIALAPQRLDALDPLAQVGRQLERFARLADRSMDVLAVLAGVGLPARTARLYPHELSGGMARRVLLATALATGADWIVADEPTVGLDDAASRRILSLLADLAASGHGVIVISHDLIGLAKIAARVVILRQGRHVETASASVFTGPGADLREEFSRALWQAQLAPASPC
- a CDS encoding carbohydrate ABC transporter permease; the encoded protein is MTDATSGGMRPNLARQSYIYASLLFVAAIVVIPLAMTALGGFKTLGELRTNAFGLPQEWQWSNYVDIIFSQRYWLQMWNSLVIAGITVGLTLLVGSMAAFVFAHVHFFGSKYLLAYFLLGLMFPAATAILPLFIRIRDLGLIDTYWGVALPQVAFGLGLSILLLRNYFRGMPKELFDAAFVDGCGYVRFFWRITLPLSRPILATVGIITFVMSWNSYILPLILLNSEEMYPWPLGMMVYRGEFATDWQLVLAFITLTILPTVIAFFAAQRHIIAGLTAGAVKS
- a CDS encoding ATP-binding cassette domain-containing protein produces the protein MLTARAVSKAYGDRQILTGVDLDLAEGDVVGLGGASGSGKTTLGKVLAARLAPDHGDVLLEGVEVAPATPGHPAPLQYAPQSPELAIDPRWPVRKVLANGMPPDPEVLAALGIRNVWADRLPMQLSGGELARVSLARLFHPHLRVLICDEITSQLDAIEQDLLLRALVELAARRRISLLLISHSSALRSRFCRRSMVLDRRDDSKSCE
- a CDS encoding extracellular solute-binding protein, translating into MTNVRLMTSVAAMALGLGSAATAQTTIDFLHVENNPETVALWEEMVAEYEAENPDVTVNLEFLENEAFKAKLPSLLQSDEAPDIFYSWGGGVLDIQRNSGALRPLTEEMQANDGEWQSTYSQGIIDGLSFDGDIWAVPYRTGAVAFFYNRDQFEEAGVDGDAIETWDDFLGAVQSLKDAGLTPLTCGGGDKWPLHFYYSYLIMRNGGAEVMDVAKSGGDGAFVNDAFIKAGQQIQELGEMEPCQNGWQGSRWPEPLGDFADGRAAMMLGFEDTNIDQVSNATDGEGLAQENIGRFPFPAVEGGAGSTSDTFGGLNGWAVTANAPDEAVDFLRWFTTADNQRRLAETTGLIPVALGAEDGVVDPLVREAATALGESTYHQNYLDQDLGPNLGRTVNDVTVELWAGDISPEDAAQTLQDTSDMENMQ
- a CDS encoding ABC transporter permease, with product MSDASELTLTLPGRRRHPRRRAMRHGIVALTLLVAVLAGGVLLPDGALSINAGSRALPPQPSHPAGTDMLGRDIAARTLAALAQSLQVGLLAAGASTLVAVALGLAATFGRVADHLVGVLTELALGLPHFVLLIMIAFAMGGGTTGVVVAIALTHWPRLSRILRHEAQTTAASEYVMISRALGRSQLWVARHHLAPHLVPQIIAGFIVIFPHAILHEAGLSFIGLGIEPHLPSIGVMLSESLGEIMAGHWWVAAAPGLGLMLIALALERFGEALRQLSEPAGGMT
- a CDS encoding carbohydrate ABC transporter permease; its protein translation is MATTEASALRGRGGRGSNGGRFGLSRRQITWAKSTLPVLIIFLPPGLLLFTIFVILPMGEAAWYSFYNWNGYGEPTQWIGTRNYEFVFQNKVFLTALKNNALIIVVSILVQIPLALWLANMLAQRIRGSLVFRLIFFLPYVLADVAAGLIWRFVYDGDFGIVSNTWQAVGGEPFYALAEREYAIWAVLAVIVWKYFGFHMMLFIAGLQAIDKEIMEAAEVDGATGAQKFFRITLPLLASTVRLSVFFSIIGSLQLFDLIMPLTGGGPSNSTHTMVTYLYQYGVVRLQIGFGSAVGVVLFLISVTLAFTYRWIFMRND